TTCATTTGAATTTCAGATAGTTGTCACCATCGTCAGTTATactataatattaatacagTTCAAGATGCAAGCGATGGTGGAGGCCAAACAGGCGGCTAAACAACTTTTGAATTTGAGATTAACAAACAAGggcaataatttaataaaagtttaaagctTAATACTTAAGAGAACTCTTAGTTCAATTTCGTATGAAATTAGTTTATTCCAAATTGTATACTATTATTGTTTCGGTGATCGCAGTTGaacaacttcaactttaacgatcaattatctaaaaaatggttaaaaaatagtttagaTTTGGAAGGTTATCAGAGTATAAAAGTCGCCACACCCACATCTATGATTAAAAGACAGTTTtagtgaaataaattaaaaaagctttatgaaaaactttttttaacattaaaaattacttttattttagttataatatattgaatatcaGACTCTTCTTCtgccaattttcaatataacaTGGTAACATAGATAAGAATTAGTTtgcagtttttaaataaaaattatttcgtaagtcacataataaatttacatatatatatcatttatatatatatttatatggatTTAATATAAGccatataataaaaagaagattCGCATAGCGACCGAAATTCCACCACTTGTTTTGAAATTAGAATTACATGGCTCTTTATAtcatagaattaaaaaaaaacatatgtttatccaaatcgaaaaaaaattgaatgggAATGAcaataattgtataaatatatatagattgacaaaataattgttgtctttgttttatttttaaacttatacaGGTAACTGTTTTCTGTCCCGACTTCCACTTGGAAAATTACTATATAGTATGTTTATGACAATCGGTATGCAATTAGTTAAGCATCTTCACACAAGTCTGAATTCACTTTCTTATCCATACAATTAATCGCAAGCAACGTTGCGGCAATGCGACCATGCGGCGAATGCGTAATATTTTCAAACGTAGCTTCACTCTCGTCATGAAGGGTCAACTATTAGATTCAGCGCGTCCCTATCTGCAGCTCTTCTCGCTCCTCAGCCTGACGCCGCCTCCTAGCAGTTATGAGGGAAGTCATCGCACCTTTCAATGGAAGTTATTGATGCTCATCTTCAGCTGCTACACCTGCTGCATCTTCCTGCTTGGTGTCTATGTTAGCTACATAAACAAATTGGTACTTGACGTCGAGCTTCAAGAACTAGCGGTAAAAGATTTCAGTAACGTTTTGGGCATGGCTGAGAAGgttttctacatttttctTCTGGCCACCAATTCTGTTTATATGCTGATCTGTTACCATAAATTGGGTCGCATTTATTGCGAAATTTCTTCAATAGAACTTGACATCGTTGCAGCATTTCAATCAATTGGCAGTCAACGAAAGCATTATAATTTTCGAGTCTACCTCTTCAAACGCATTGGATTGTGGACTATCTTCCTGTTTGTGGCCTTGCCATGTCTAACGTTTCCTTTGTTTACGCACTTCATGCCATGGCACAAAAAGATCCTCAGCGAGTTTATCCTGCTTGTactgcaatttaaaagcttagAATATACTTTGCTTGTAATATTAATTCAGGAACTGCTGCTACGTTTGCGTCAGAAGCTCATTCAGATCCAACAGGAGCTGACAATCTGCGAACAACATGTCCTTCTTCAAGCGCTGGTTCAGGCTATGCGAAAGAATAAACACTTACTTGCTCGCATCTGGAAACTAGTGACTGAATTGGAAGAATACTTTATGTTGCCAATGATGCTGTTCTTTCTTCATAATGGCGTATGGATTCTGAACAGTGTCAATTGGACCTATATGCAGGCTGACAATCCAAAAGATTGTTGTGGCTACTGTAAGCTAAGAAACATATtagaattacaaattaaaaaatttgcatgtATTATGATAACAGCCCGCATTGGACATTTGCTGATACTACTATTCAATCTCCTGATACCCTGCTGGATCAGTCACAACTGCATAAAAACGGTAAGTGGACTTTTGAATAATACTTTAATCGCTGAGCTCATTTATGTATTGCAGTACAACAGTTTTAGTCGCATCCTTCATAATATTCGCTGTGGTTCTAGTCTGGTTACACCACAGCTTCTCAAGATGATCCTTATGGAGTATGCCTTGCAGATGgagcatttaaaattgagattCACTTGCGGTGGATTTTTCGATATTAATCTCAAGTACTTTGCAGGCgtaagttaaattaatattaaataatgttactTTTAATGCTTCATTTGAATTACAGATGGTTCTCACCATCATCAGTTATACTATAATATTGATACAGTTTAAGATGCAGGCGATGCTAGAGGCCAAACAGGCGGCTACGCAACGTTTGAGCTTAAGTTTAACAAGCAAGGGCAAAAGCTCAATGAATGCTTAAAGCTTAATATTTAAGAGAACTCTCAACTGAACAATTACGTTTAAATTTCGTATgaagtttgtttattaaacTCTATGAGCAACCTTAATTTCaagataaattatataaaaaatatttttaaaacaatgtttaaataaataaatataaaaagttaagtgaaaaaatttttcagcattaagactaatttttttttagttataatatacaaaatatcaaattttatataaaatggtAACATTGATAAGAATCCATTAGCAGTttcctaaaaaaaagtattcttAAGCCATATAATAAAAACGAGTTCCGTATAGCGACCGAAATTGCCCCACGTGTTTTGGAATTAGCATCATTGAATTtcacaaaaaccaaataattattcaattcGGAAAACAATTTGTATGAACATGAcattaattgtaataatatatacagattgacaaaattattattgctttaatttttttaacttttatctATCCGGACATCCATTTGGAAAAGTActatatgtttataaaaattgtgtatGCAATTAGTTAAGCATCTTCACACAAGTCTGAATTCACTTACTTATCCATACAATTAATCGCAAGCAACGTTGCGGCAATGCGAccatgcggcgtatgcgtaacatTTTCAAAACGTAGCTTCACTCTCGTCATGAAGGGTCAACTATTAGATTCAGCGCGTCCCTATCTGCAGCTCTTCTCGCTCCTCAGCCTGACGCCACCTCCTAGCAGTTATGAGGGAAGTCATCGCACCTTTCAATGGAAGTTATTGATGCTCATCTTCAGCTGCTACACTTGCTGCACCTGTCTACTAAGTGTCTATGTTAGCTACGTGAACATTATTATACTTGACGTCGAGATTGAAGAGCTAGCGGTGAAAGATTTCACCAGCGCTTTGGGAGTGGTTCAGAAGgttttctacatttttcttttggccACCAATTCATTTTATATGCTGATCTATTACCATAAATTGGGTCGCATTTATTGGGAAATTTCCTCCTTGGAAATGGACATCGATACAGCATTTCATGCATTCAGCAGTCATCGAAAGCATTCTAATGTTCGAGTCTACCTTTTCAAACGCATCGGATTGTGGATAATCTTCCTGTTTTTAGCCAT
The genomic region above belongs to Drosophila innubila isolate TH190305 chromosome 3R unlocalized genomic scaffold, UK_Dinn_1.0 2_E_3R, whole genome shotgun sequence and contains:
- the LOC117792506 gene encoding putative gustatory receptor 98b; the encoded protein is MKGQLLDSARPYLQLFSLLSLTPPPSSYEGSHRTFQWKLLMLIFSCYTCCIFLLGVYVSYINKLVLDVELQELAVKDFSNVLGMAEKVFYIFLLATNSVYMLICYHKLGRIYCEISSIELDIVAAFQSIGSQRKHYNFRVYLFKRIGLWTIFLFVALPCLTFPLFTHFMPWHKKILSEFILLELLLRLRQKLIQIQQELTICEQHVLLQALVQAMRKNKHLLARIWKLVTELEEYFMLPMMLFFLHNGVWILNSVNWTYMQADNPKDCCGYSRIGHLLILLFNLLIPCWISHNCIKTYNSFSRILHNIRCGSSLVTPQLLKMILMEYALQMEHLKLRFTCGGFFDINLKYFAGMVLTIISYTIILIQFKMQAMLEAKQAATQRLSLSLTSKGKSSMNA